In a single window of the Rattus norvegicus strain BN/NHsdMcwi chromosome 6, GRCr8, whole genome shotgun sequence genome:
- the Sostdc1 gene encoding sclerostin domain-containing protein 1 precursor, which yields MLPPAIHLSLIPLLCILMKNCLAFKNDATEILYSHVVKPVSAHPSSNSTLNQARNGGRHFSSTGLDRNSRVQVGCRELRSTKYISDGQCTSISPLKELVCAGECLPLPVLPNWIGGGYGTKYWSRRSSQEWRCVNDKTRTQRIQLQCQDGSTRTYKITVVTACKCKRYTRQHNESSHNFESVSPAKPAQHHRERKRASKSSKHSLS from the exons ATGCTTCCTCCTGccattcatctctctctcattcccctGCTCTGCATCCTGATGAAAAACTGTTTGGCTTTTAAAAATGATGCCACAGAAATCCTTTATTCACATGTGGTTAAACCTGTTTCAGCACACCCCAGCAGCAACAGCACCTTGAATCAAGCCAGGAATGGAGGCAGGCACTTCAGTAGCACGGGACTGGATCGAAATA GTCGAGTTCAAGTGGGCTGCAGGGAACTGCGGTCCACCAAATACATCTCGGATGGCCAGTGCACCAGCATCAGCCCTCTGAAGGAGCTGGTGTGCGCGGGTGAGTGCTTGCCCTTGCCAGTGCTTCCCAACTGGATCGGAGGAGGCTACGGAACAAAGTACTGGAGCCGGAGGAGCTCCCAGGAGTGGCGGTGTGTCAACGACAAGACGCGCACCCAGAGAATCCAGCTGCAGTGTCAGGACGGCAGCACACGCACCTACAAAATCACCGTGGTCACAGCGTGCAAGTGCAAGAGGTACACCCGGCAGCACAACGAGTCCAGCCACAACTTTGAAAGCGTGTCTCCCGCCAAGCCCGCCCAGCACCACAGAGAGCGGAAGAGAGCCAGCAAATCCAGCAAGCACAGTCTGAGCTAG